Proteins found in one Abyssibius alkaniclasticus genomic segment:
- a CDS encoding HK97 family phage prohead protease produces the protein MPYYDGFDPDYETKFCQFEAEVLDEESTVITGYASVFGQKDNGGDVVQTGAFAASLKRLAACGGKVKMLWQHDPTRPIGVWDVVAEDGHGLKVSGRVLPDVQAGREALALLKAGAVDGLSIGYRTIRSEKAGKNSRLLHEIELWEVSLVTFPMLAQARVRATDGGGADEDAALAETLASTFRAARDMLA, from the coding sequence ATGCCCTATTATGACGGGTTTGACCCCGATTATGAAACCAAGTTCTGCCAGTTCGAAGCGGAAGTATTGGATGAGGAAAGCACGGTAATTACCGGATATGCCTCGGTTTTTGGCCAAAAGGATAATGGCGGAGATGTGGTGCAGACCGGCGCCTTTGCCGCCAGCCTGAAACGGCTTGCCGCCTGTGGCGGCAAGGTCAAGATGCTCTGGCAGCATGACCCGACCCGCCCGATTGGCGTGTGGGATGTGGTGGCCGAGGATGGCCACGGGCTGAAGGTTTCGGGCCGCGTTCTGCCCGATGTGCAGGCCGGGCGCGAGGCGCTGGCGCTACTCAAGGCCGGCGCGGTCGATGGGCTTTCCATTGGCTATCGGACCATCCGCAGCGAAAAAGCCGGTAAAAACAGCCGTTTGCTGCACGAGATTGAGTTGTGGGAAGTGTCGCTTGTGACCTTCCCCATGCTGGCACAGGCCCGCGTGCGTGCCACCGATGGCGGTGGTGCGGATGAGGACGCGGCGCTGGCCGAAACCCTTGCAAGCACCTTTCGTGCCGCACGGGACATGCTGGCGTGA
- a CDS encoding GTA head formation protein, RCAP_rcc01685 family, with product MSVGRSRNGGGGSRYLYEPFDAATARIEANERVIEERWAGLERRLNAIELMLERLERRLWLAVYGVAATVVAQLAYAMLNKPPL from the coding sequence ATGAGCGTGGGGCGCAGCCGCAATGGCGGTGGCGGATCCCGCTATTTGTATGAACCGTTTGACGCCGCCACCGCCCGGATCGAGGCCAATGAGCGTGTCATAGAAGAACGCTGGGCGGGGCTGGAGCGGCGGCTGAATGCCATCGAGCTGATGCTGGAACGGCTGGAGCGTCGCCTTTGGTTGGCCGTTTATGGCGTGGCGGCCACGGTCGTTGCCCAGCTTGCCTATGCAATGCTGAACAAACCCCCACTGTAA